Proteins encoded together in one Impatiens glandulifera chromosome 1, dImpGla2.1, whole genome shotgun sequence window:
- the LOC124925159 gene encoding 5'-adenylylsulfate reductase 2, chloroplastic-like isoform X3 → MALAALSSSSSFTGSVSSHLNANSSDHFKAASQLGSLKILDRGFYSQSTGIISSRRRSVNPVNSQAKRNDSIVPLAATVVAPEVVEKGEGFVEDFGKLAKDLENASPLEIMDKALEKFGNDIAIAFSGAEDVALIEYAHLTGRPFRVFSLDTGRLNPETYKYFDDVEKKYGIRIEYMFPDAIEVQGLVRTKGLFSFYEDGHQECCRVRKVRPLRRALKGLRAWITGQRKDQSPGTRSEIPIVQVDPSFEGLDGGNGSLVKWNPLANVDGRDVWNFLRAMNVPVNGLHSQGYVSIGCEPCTRPVLPGQHEREGRWWWEDAAAKECGLHKGNIKDGNENGVAQAEGGGGTVTDADLFDTKNVVTLSRSGIENLSKLQERKEPWIVVLYAPWCRFCQGMEGSYLELAEKLAVSGGGVKVGKFRADGEEKEYAQQELQLGSFPTILFFPKHSSKAIKYPSEKRDVESLLAFVNALR, encoded by the exons ATGGCGTTAGCTGCTCTTAGTTCTTCATCTTCCTTCACCGGTTCCGTTTCTTCTCATTTGAATGCCAACTCATCCGATCATTTCAAAG cagcttcACAGCTTGGTTCTCTGAAGATTCTGGATCGTGGGTTTTATTCTCAATCGACTGGCATAATCTCTTCACGGAGAAGGTCTGTAAATCCGGTGAATTCCCAAGCTAAACGGAACGATTCGATCGTCCCTCTCGCGGCAACCGTGGTTGCTCCTG AGGTGGTTGAGAAAGGGGAAGGCTTTGTTGAGGATTTCGGTAAACTAGCGAAGGATCTGGAGAATGCTTCTCCACTTGAAATCATGGATAAAGCCCTGGAGAAATTTGGAAATGACATTGCTATTGCCTTCAG TGGTGCTGAAGATGTGGCTTTGATTGAGTATGCACACTTGACTGGACGACCATTTAGGGTTTTTAGTTTAGATACGGGTAGATTGAACCCTGAAACATACAAATACTTTGATGATGTTGAGAAGAAATATGGAATTAGAATCGAGTACATGTTCCCTGATGCAATTGAAGTTCAGGGGTTAGTAAGAACCAAAGGGCTGTTCTCTTTCTATGAAGATGGGCATCAAGAGTGCTGCCGTGTTAGAAAAGTGAGGCCATTGAGGCGTGCTCTGAAGGGGCTCCGTGCTTGGATCACAGGTCAAAGGAAAGACCAGTCGCCGGGAACTAGATCCGAGATCCCAATTGTTCAAGTGGATCCATCGTTTGAGGGATTGGATGGTGGAAATGGTAGCCTGGTGAAGTGGAATCCTTTGGCTAATGTAGATGGCCGTGATGTGTGGAACTTCCTTCGAGCTATGAATGTTCCTGTTAATGGACTTCATAGTCAGGGTTATGTCTCGATTGGTTGCGAACCTTGTACCAGACCGGTGTTACCTGGGCAACACGAGAGAGAAGGAAGGTGGTGGTGGGAGGATGCTGCTGCGAAGGAGTGCGGGCTGCATAAGGGAAACATAAAGGATGGAAATGAAAATGGGGTTGCTCAAGCTGAGGGAGGAGGAGGAACTGTTACGGATGCTGACCTTTTTGACACCAAGAATGTGGTGACATTGAGTCGAAGTGGGATTGAGAATTTGTCGAAACTTCAGGAGAGGAAAGAGCCATGGATCGTTGTCCTTTACGCACCCTGGTGCCGTTTTTGCCAG GGTATGGAAGGATCATACTTGGAACTGGCTGAGAAGCTGGCGGTGAGCGGTGGTGGTGTGAAGGTAGGGAAATTCAGGGCAGACGGTGAAGAAAAGGAGTACGCTCAGCAAGAATTGCAGTTGGGGAGCTTTCCAACAATACTCTTCTTCCCGAAACACTCATCTAAAGCCATCAAATACCCATCTGAGAAAAGGGACGTTGAATCTTTGTTGGCTTTCGTGAACGCGCTCAGATGA
- the LOC124925159 gene encoding 5'-adenylylsulfate reductase 2, chloroplastic-like isoform X1, which translates to MALAALSSSSSFTGSVSSHLNANSSDHFKAAAASQLGSLKILDRGFYSQSTGIISSRRRSVNPVNSQAKRNDSIVPLAATVVAPEVVEKGEGFVEDFGKLAKDLENASPLEIMDKALEKFGNDIAIAFSGAEDVALIEYAHLTGRPFRVFSLDTGRLNPETYKYFDDVEKKYGIRIEYMFPDAIEVQGLVRTKGLFSFYEDGHQECCRVRKVRPLRRALKGLRAWITGQRKDQSPGTRSEIPIVQVDPSFEGLDGGNGSLVKWNPLANVDGRDVWNFLRAMNVPVNGLHSQGYVSIGCEPCTRPVLPGQHEREGRWWWEDAAAKECGLHKGNIKDGNENGVAQAEGGGGTVTDADLFDTKNVVTLSRSGIENLSKLQERKEPWIVVLYAPWCRFCQGMEGSYLELAEKLAVSGGGVKVGKFRADGEEKEYAQQELQLGSFPTILFFPKHSSKAIKYPSEKRDVESLLAFVNALR; encoded by the exons ATGGCGTTAGCTGCTCTTAGTTCTTCATCTTCCTTCACCGGTTCCGTTTCTTCTCATTTGAATGCCAACTCATCCGATCATTTCAAAG cagcagcagcttcACAGCTTGGTTCTCTGAAGATTCTGGATCGTGGGTTTTATTCTCAATCGACTGGCATAATCTCTTCACGGAGAAGGTCTGTAAATCCGGTGAATTCCCAAGCTAAACGGAACGATTCGATCGTCCCTCTCGCGGCAACCGTGGTTGCTCCTG AGGTGGTTGAGAAAGGGGAAGGCTTTGTTGAGGATTTCGGTAAACTAGCGAAGGATCTGGAGAATGCTTCTCCACTTGAAATCATGGATAAAGCCCTGGAGAAATTTGGAAATGACATTGCTATTGCCTTCAG TGGTGCTGAAGATGTGGCTTTGATTGAGTATGCACACTTGACTGGACGACCATTTAGGGTTTTTAGTTTAGATACGGGTAGATTGAACCCTGAAACATACAAATACTTTGATGATGTTGAGAAGAAATATGGAATTAGAATCGAGTACATGTTCCCTGATGCAATTGAAGTTCAGGGGTTAGTAAGAACCAAAGGGCTGTTCTCTTTCTATGAAGATGGGCATCAAGAGTGCTGCCGTGTTAGAAAAGTGAGGCCATTGAGGCGTGCTCTGAAGGGGCTCCGTGCTTGGATCACAGGTCAAAGGAAAGACCAGTCGCCGGGAACTAGATCCGAGATCCCAATTGTTCAAGTGGATCCATCGTTTGAGGGATTGGATGGTGGAAATGGTAGCCTGGTGAAGTGGAATCCTTTGGCTAATGTAGATGGCCGTGATGTGTGGAACTTCCTTCGAGCTATGAATGTTCCTGTTAATGGACTTCATAGTCAGGGTTATGTCTCGATTGGTTGCGAACCTTGTACCAGACCGGTGTTACCTGGGCAACACGAGAGAGAAGGAAGGTGGTGGTGGGAGGATGCTGCTGCGAAGGAGTGCGGGCTGCATAAGGGAAACATAAAGGATGGAAATGAAAATGGGGTTGCTCAAGCTGAGGGAGGAGGAGGAACTGTTACGGATGCTGACCTTTTTGACACCAAGAATGTGGTGACATTGAGTCGAAGTGGGATTGAGAATTTGTCGAAACTTCAGGAGAGGAAAGAGCCATGGATCGTTGTCCTTTACGCACCCTGGTGCCGTTTTTGCCAG GGTATGGAAGGATCATACTTGGAACTGGCTGAGAAGCTGGCGGTGAGCGGTGGTGGTGTGAAGGTAGGGAAATTCAGGGCAGACGGTGAAGAAAAGGAGTACGCTCAGCAAGAATTGCAGTTGGGGAGCTTTCCAACAATACTCTTCTTCCCGAAACACTCATCTAAAGCCATCAAATACCCATCTGAGAAAAGGGACGTTGAATCTTTGTTGGCTTTCGTGAACGCGCTCAGATGA
- the LOC124925159 gene encoding 5'-adenylylsulfate reductase 2, chloroplastic-like isoform X4, which translates to MALAALSSSSSFTGSVSSHLNANSSDHFKASQLGSLKILDRGFYSQSTGIISSRRRSVNPVNSQAKRNDSIVPLAATVVAPEVVEKGEGFVEDFGKLAKDLENASPLEIMDKALEKFGNDIAIAFSGAEDVALIEYAHLTGRPFRVFSLDTGRLNPETYKYFDDVEKKYGIRIEYMFPDAIEVQGLVRTKGLFSFYEDGHQECCRVRKVRPLRRALKGLRAWITGQRKDQSPGTRSEIPIVQVDPSFEGLDGGNGSLVKWNPLANVDGRDVWNFLRAMNVPVNGLHSQGYVSIGCEPCTRPVLPGQHEREGRWWWEDAAAKECGLHKGNIKDGNENGVAQAEGGGGTVTDADLFDTKNVVTLSRSGIENLSKLQERKEPWIVVLYAPWCRFCQGMEGSYLELAEKLAVSGGGVKVGKFRADGEEKEYAQQELQLGSFPTILFFPKHSSKAIKYPSEKRDVESLLAFVNALR; encoded by the exons ATGGCGTTAGCTGCTCTTAGTTCTTCATCTTCCTTCACCGGTTCCGTTTCTTCTCATTTGAATGCCAACTCATCCGATCATTTCAAAG cttcACAGCTTGGTTCTCTGAAGATTCTGGATCGTGGGTTTTATTCTCAATCGACTGGCATAATCTCTTCACGGAGAAGGTCTGTAAATCCGGTGAATTCCCAAGCTAAACGGAACGATTCGATCGTCCCTCTCGCGGCAACCGTGGTTGCTCCTG AGGTGGTTGAGAAAGGGGAAGGCTTTGTTGAGGATTTCGGTAAACTAGCGAAGGATCTGGAGAATGCTTCTCCACTTGAAATCATGGATAAAGCCCTGGAGAAATTTGGAAATGACATTGCTATTGCCTTCAG TGGTGCTGAAGATGTGGCTTTGATTGAGTATGCACACTTGACTGGACGACCATTTAGGGTTTTTAGTTTAGATACGGGTAGATTGAACCCTGAAACATACAAATACTTTGATGATGTTGAGAAGAAATATGGAATTAGAATCGAGTACATGTTCCCTGATGCAATTGAAGTTCAGGGGTTAGTAAGAACCAAAGGGCTGTTCTCTTTCTATGAAGATGGGCATCAAGAGTGCTGCCGTGTTAGAAAAGTGAGGCCATTGAGGCGTGCTCTGAAGGGGCTCCGTGCTTGGATCACAGGTCAAAGGAAAGACCAGTCGCCGGGAACTAGATCCGAGATCCCAATTGTTCAAGTGGATCCATCGTTTGAGGGATTGGATGGTGGAAATGGTAGCCTGGTGAAGTGGAATCCTTTGGCTAATGTAGATGGCCGTGATGTGTGGAACTTCCTTCGAGCTATGAATGTTCCTGTTAATGGACTTCATAGTCAGGGTTATGTCTCGATTGGTTGCGAACCTTGTACCAGACCGGTGTTACCTGGGCAACACGAGAGAGAAGGAAGGTGGTGGTGGGAGGATGCTGCTGCGAAGGAGTGCGGGCTGCATAAGGGAAACATAAAGGATGGAAATGAAAATGGGGTTGCTCAAGCTGAGGGAGGAGGAGGAACTGTTACGGATGCTGACCTTTTTGACACCAAGAATGTGGTGACATTGAGTCGAAGTGGGATTGAGAATTTGTCGAAACTTCAGGAGAGGAAAGAGCCATGGATCGTTGTCCTTTACGCACCCTGGTGCCGTTTTTGCCAG GGTATGGAAGGATCATACTTGGAACTGGCTGAGAAGCTGGCGGTGAGCGGTGGTGGTGTGAAGGTAGGGAAATTCAGGGCAGACGGTGAAGAAAAGGAGTACGCTCAGCAAGAATTGCAGTTGGGGAGCTTTCCAACAATACTCTTCTTCCCGAAACACTCATCTAAAGCCATCAAATACCCATCTGAGAAAAGGGACGTTGAATCTTTGTTGGCTTTCGTGAACGCGCTCAGATGA
- the LOC124927011 gene encoding alcohol dehydrogenase 1-like has translation MPGPGPGPGPGPGPGPGPGPGPGPGPGPGPGPGWISATAVAWEAGKPLQIEALVEVAPPQKDEVRLKNIVVTSLCHTDIYFWEAKVRGMQLKQFGCTEFLNPKDHSKPIQEVIAEMTDGGVDRSVECTGNVITMISAFECVHDGWGVAVLVGVPNKEDMIKTSPVNFLNERTLKGTFYGNYKPRSDLPKLIEE, from the exons atgCCTGGACCTGGACCTGGACCTGGACCTGGACCTGGACCTGGACCTGGACCTGGACCTGGACCTGGACCTGGACCTGGACCTGGACCTGGACCTGGATG GATCAGTGCAACTGCTGTAGCATGGGAAGCAGGAAAGCCATTGCAGATAGAGGCCTTAGTGGAAGTGGCTCCACCGCAGAAGGATGAAGTTCGTCTTAAGAATATTGTTGTCACCTCTCTTTGTCACACTGACATCTACTTCTGGGAAGCCAAG GTTCGAGGCATGCAG CTAAAACAATTTGGTTGTACCGAATTTTTGAATCCAAAAGACCATAGCAAGCCTATTCAAGAG GTTATTGCTGAGATGACGGATGGGGGAGTGGATCGCAGCGTCGAATGTACTGGAAATGTTATTACAATGATATCTGCATTTGAATGCGTCCATGAT GGGTGGGGTGTTGCTGTTCTAGTAGGTGTTCCTAATAAGGAAGATATGATCAAAACCAGTCCCGTCAACTTTCTGAATGAGAGGACACTAAAGGGTACCTTCTATGGCAACTACAAACCGCGGTCTGATCTTCCTAAACTCATCGAAGAATAA
- the LOC124925539 gene encoding lactoylglutathione lyase GLX1-like, with protein sequence MTESVTAVPSDELLEWPKKDKRRLLHAVYRVGDLQRTIKFYTECLGMTLLRQRDIPEEKYSNAFLGFGSEESHFVVELTYNYGVDKYDIGTGFGHFAISSPDVYKLVEDIKAKGGTITREPGPVKGGTSIIAFVKDPDGYIFELIQRSSPEPLCQVMLRVGDLERSIKFYEKALGMRVVKKVDRPEQKYSIAMLGYAEEHETTVLELTYNYGVTEYTKGNAYAQVAIGTDDVYKSAEVVSKITEELGGKITREPGPIPGLNTKITSFLDPDGWKTVLVDNEDFLKELGK encoded by the exons ATGACTGAATCTGTAACTGCCGTTCCTAGCGATGAGTTGCTCGAATGGCCTAAGAAGGACAAACGTCGCTTATTACATGCTGTTTATCGTGTTGGTGATCTTCAGCGTACCATTAA ATTCTACACAGAATGCTTGGGGATGACATTATTGCGGCAAAGAGATATTCCAGAAGAGAAATACTCCAACGCATTTCTTGGATTTGGTTCAGAAGAATCTCATTTTGTGGTGGAGCTTACTTACA ACTATGGAGTTGACAAGTATGATATTGGAACTGGCTTTGGACATTTTGCTATTTCATCTCCTGAT GTTTACAAGCTGGTGGAAGACATCAAAGCTAAGGGTGGAACTATCACAAGGGAACCTGGTCCAGTTAAAGGTGGGACGTCTATCATTGCTTTTGTGAAAGATCCTGATGGTTACATCTTTGAGTTAATTCAAAGGAGTTCTCCTGAACCACTCTGTCAAGTGATGCTTCGTGTGGGGGATCTTGAACGttctattaaattttatgaGAAG GCTTTGGGAATGAGGGTAGTGAAGAAGGTGGACAGGCCAGAACAGAAG TACAGCATAGCCATGCTGGGGTATGCTGAGGAACATGAGACAACTGTTCTGGAGTTAACATACAACTATGGTGTTACTGAATACACCAAAGGCAATGCATATGCACAG GTTGCCATTGGAACGGATGATGTGTACAAAAGCGCTGAGGTTGTGAGCAAAATTACGGAAGAGCTTGGGGGTAAGATAACAAGAGAACCGGGACCTATTCCTGGACTGAACACCAAGATCACTTCC
- the LOC124925159 gene encoding 5'-adenylylsulfate reductase 2, chloroplastic-like isoform X2, whose amino-acid sequence MALAALSSSSSFTGSVSSHLNANSSDHFKAAASQLGSLKILDRGFYSQSTGIISSRRRSVNPVNSQAKRNDSIVPLAATVVAPEVVEKGEGFVEDFGKLAKDLENASPLEIMDKALEKFGNDIAIAFSGAEDVALIEYAHLTGRPFRVFSLDTGRLNPETYKYFDDVEKKYGIRIEYMFPDAIEVQGLVRTKGLFSFYEDGHQECCRVRKVRPLRRALKGLRAWITGQRKDQSPGTRSEIPIVQVDPSFEGLDGGNGSLVKWNPLANVDGRDVWNFLRAMNVPVNGLHSQGYVSIGCEPCTRPVLPGQHEREGRWWWEDAAAKECGLHKGNIKDGNENGVAQAEGGGGTVTDADLFDTKNVVTLSRSGIENLSKLQERKEPWIVVLYAPWCRFCQGMEGSYLELAEKLAVSGGGVKVGKFRADGEEKEYAQQELQLGSFPTILFFPKHSSKAIKYPSEKRDVESLLAFVNALR is encoded by the exons ATGGCGTTAGCTGCTCTTAGTTCTTCATCTTCCTTCACCGGTTCCGTTTCTTCTCATTTGAATGCCAACTCATCCGATCATTTCAAAG cagcagcttcACAGCTTGGTTCTCTGAAGATTCTGGATCGTGGGTTTTATTCTCAATCGACTGGCATAATCTCTTCACGGAGAAGGTCTGTAAATCCGGTGAATTCCCAAGCTAAACGGAACGATTCGATCGTCCCTCTCGCGGCAACCGTGGTTGCTCCTG AGGTGGTTGAGAAAGGGGAAGGCTTTGTTGAGGATTTCGGTAAACTAGCGAAGGATCTGGAGAATGCTTCTCCACTTGAAATCATGGATAAAGCCCTGGAGAAATTTGGAAATGACATTGCTATTGCCTTCAG TGGTGCTGAAGATGTGGCTTTGATTGAGTATGCACACTTGACTGGACGACCATTTAGGGTTTTTAGTTTAGATACGGGTAGATTGAACCCTGAAACATACAAATACTTTGATGATGTTGAGAAGAAATATGGAATTAGAATCGAGTACATGTTCCCTGATGCAATTGAAGTTCAGGGGTTAGTAAGAACCAAAGGGCTGTTCTCTTTCTATGAAGATGGGCATCAAGAGTGCTGCCGTGTTAGAAAAGTGAGGCCATTGAGGCGTGCTCTGAAGGGGCTCCGTGCTTGGATCACAGGTCAAAGGAAAGACCAGTCGCCGGGAACTAGATCCGAGATCCCAATTGTTCAAGTGGATCCATCGTTTGAGGGATTGGATGGTGGAAATGGTAGCCTGGTGAAGTGGAATCCTTTGGCTAATGTAGATGGCCGTGATGTGTGGAACTTCCTTCGAGCTATGAATGTTCCTGTTAATGGACTTCATAGTCAGGGTTATGTCTCGATTGGTTGCGAACCTTGTACCAGACCGGTGTTACCTGGGCAACACGAGAGAGAAGGAAGGTGGTGGTGGGAGGATGCTGCTGCGAAGGAGTGCGGGCTGCATAAGGGAAACATAAAGGATGGAAATGAAAATGGGGTTGCTCAAGCTGAGGGAGGAGGAGGAACTGTTACGGATGCTGACCTTTTTGACACCAAGAATGTGGTGACATTGAGTCGAAGTGGGATTGAGAATTTGTCGAAACTTCAGGAGAGGAAAGAGCCATGGATCGTTGTCCTTTACGCACCCTGGTGCCGTTTTTGCCAG GGTATGGAAGGATCATACTTGGAACTGGCTGAGAAGCTGGCGGTGAGCGGTGGTGGTGTGAAGGTAGGGAAATTCAGGGCAGACGGTGAAGAAAAGGAGTACGCTCAGCAAGAATTGCAGTTGGGGAGCTTTCCAACAATACTCTTCTTCCCGAAACACTCATCTAAAGCCATCAAATACCCATCTGAGAAAAGGGACGTTGAATCTTTGTTGGCTTTCGTGAACGCGCTCAGATGA
- the LOC124925633 gene encoding protein TRACHEARY ELEMENT DIFFERENTIATION-RELATED 6-like, with translation MASPVIVIVFFSFIGFFSCAIIAAATFFFIIRRKQKRTEEKKTGIVRADEHLKIKESIIKGPRGLEAMTISVDDDVHFEEMAKKSEKKTVQVSGRKPQDLEEGVPSVSKH, from the coding sequence ATGGCTTCCCCTGTCATAGTCATtgtctttttctcttttatcgGATTTTTCTCATGTGCAATTATAGCTGCTGCCACGTTTTTCTTCATCATTAGGAGAAAGCAAAAGAGAACCGAGGAAAAGAAGACTGGTATTGTTCGTGCAGACgaacacttgaaaataaaagaGTCCATTATAAAGGGACCCCGTGGTTTGGAAGCCATGACGATTTCAGTTGACGACGACGTTCATTTTGAAGAGATGGCGAAGAAAAGCGAGAAGAAGACTGTACAAGTTTCGGGAAGGAAGCCACAGGACTTGGAGGAAGGAGTACCCAGTGTCTCAAaacactaa